The region GGCTGGGGCTGTAGTACAAACGCAGGCCTGAACTGTCCACTATACCTGTGGCGAGACCAAAACTCAACTCTGAAGCAGCTCTGAGGTTCATGACTCAAAGCTCATTATTTAGTAGCTGAGAATTACCGTAATATACTATGAAGACTACAAATCACTTCATGCACAgacacataaaatacaataaacgaCTTAGGGCAGCAAGTGAGGCAGGTTTTAAACTGTTGAAGAGTATCATAACAAACCTCTTTGTAAAGATGGGTTATCGAAGTGAATCTCCATCTGTACATAGACTGGGTCTATTGAGGTTCCTATAGACATTCCAGCATGTGGAGGGTAGGTGAAGCCCTACAATGGATAAAAACAGTTTCTATTCAATATCTAAAACTCTTTTTATTATTAGACTGAATATGAACTTGAAATGAATATGAAGTGACCACCTCTCCCCCAATAGCCCAAGCGAACAGGACGGTTTCACAGGTGAAGAAGGAGTCTGGCATATTTGGATGGTAGCATTCATGTCCTCTGTTGATCTCACTCTTGTTCAGATTGCTGTCACACTGGTAGAGAAGAATGTGATGAACCAGATTCTCATGACCCTTCTGAATCATTGGCTCtatctgaaaacaacaacaaacagagaGACATATGAACAGCAGGGCTGTGAGGATGCCTtttgtattacaattatatttctgaaTTTGAACTGAGATAAggaatttaatatttgaatttaagGAATTAAAAGGGTATTCAATTCAAATACTGTAAGTAGTAAAAGTGCTTAAATTTCACTTAACAGTAAAGAAAACCTTATTATGAAGGACTAAGtgattataaaatgcatttatttattataatgcatttatatagttatatattaaatctgaaaattaaataataaatttcaataaatatgtcAAACTATGTATTGCACATTGTGTACTGCTGTAAAATTAACACTTTTTATGGTATATATcaagatatatatctatattaatatatGGCGTCATTTCAACAGTGTTGAATTTATAATCTATATATCAGAGAATGAACACAATTAATTAGTCAAAATTGTTCATTTCTtgccattatttatattttgtcacAAATTTCACTAAATTAAATGGTCTTTTGGTTACACCAATTATCATTCCAGTTCAACAACAAATTCTTACATAAATTCTGAAATTAACCCAACCCTGATTAATATTTAATCGGTGTACTCTACCATTCAAATGCTTGGACTTTGTaagatttgtttatatttttgaaagaagtctctcatatTCATCCatgatgaatttatttgatcaaaaatacagtaaaaactattatTGTGAATGATTAGATTTAATCCTTGTAATCCGTTTTAATTCCTGtgaaaaaactgaatttatttattactgtcacttttgtttgAATGTTTCCTGCTTATAAATAAAAGTAGTAATGTCTTTAAATACCTAATTAGAAACTTTTGTACAGCAGTGCATATAATATAGTGAAAGTATTGCTTTAATGTAGTTGCAATTAAATGAATCCAAGTTATTTAATTCAAAACAGGAACACTTTCCATTACAATGTCCAAGCTTTGTTAAAGGGATCAGCTGTAAAGATTTGATAAAAGTAGGTTATCTTTTTAAACCACTCTATTTTGATCTTCTACAAGGAAACTCTGTACGTGGATTGTTGAGCTAAAACTAGCTTGGATATCTCTGGATTAGGATGTGGGggattttagaattatttttctcCTCACAGTGGGCTTCTTCTGTCAGAACTGGAattctaaataaaagcatttccaACAGAGTGAACTGTGTCCTGATCTTCCAGGGGTCTCTGTCTGAAGGAGTGGGACCCCGAGCTAAACAGTGGCTGAGTAAATATTCATACGTTCCTTTATTTCCCTTCCacctactctttttttttttttttactcattggGAGCCATTTTATTTTGAAGCCCTAAAATCTAATGAACATTTAGCTTATTGAGTAATAGCATTAACAGTATGTCTGATCCATCCATCTTCTAAAACCATCACAGATTCAGATCTTTCTATCCATATAATGCTAATGTTGTCATTATACTGTAAAACATTAAACAGTATGATTTCATGCACATGGCTGTATTGCATTTTCATGCTATAAAAGTAACAACATTTTATCATCTCATTCTAAATTATTTAGAAATGTCGCACTGCGGTATTTTTGTTCTTCACAGCCCAGAAAATGAGCTGGTTGACCAACATTTGTGACAATTACTACAAGCACAATCCTATTTTAAATAcggaataaatatgcatttattctaTCATCTATAAtatgtcaaaataaatattaaaatataaatcaaagcaactatatatatatatatatatatatatatatatatatatatatatatatagatagatagatagattgattgattgattgattgatagctagatagatagatatatataaatattttacaaagcaCATTTTACAAGCCTTTTTGCTTCACAGTTTCATGTATAAAGTACACCCAGATAGCCTCTTCTGGCATCACATAGCATGAGGTTTTTGACTGAATAAGGACAGTGACAATATGGCCTGAATATAGACAGTGAGAGCAGTGTCTAAAAAAATCTGCTCCTGTTTGACAGTTCAACATCTGCTCCATGAAACTGAATAGGAACAGTGCATAAAACATCCAGACACTGCTGTGGTTATGGGGCAGCTGCTGGCATCTGCTTAACAGCCTGGAGCTTTCCGAATACCAGGCTACTGTACAGTACGCAGAGAGGACAGGAAAAGAGGGCAAAATGGGGTCACAATAATTATTCACTCGTTGGTTTTACTGATTTGTGTTCAGTTGATGTTAATGACAGATTAATTGGAGGCTAAATGTAATAACTCAAACATGGTCAAAATAAATGTACCTAAGCAATATTTAGGCCATGAGTAAAGATTACATGCATGTAGTGAATATGAGAATGTGTAAGTGTGCACTTGTCTGTATGTTTCATTATCGCGTGAAACCCAGACAACGCACAAGTCTATTCACTGTAGAGTCTTTGTATCCGGCACATTACATACTGAACACTGCAGCACAGTAAATGGGTTCCATTTATAATGTGAACTGCTCACTTCTCCATGTGCAGCACTTATCTTCACTTATCTTCTCACTAAAATAAGTGGAGCTGAATTTTACATGAGCATAAAATGGTgacaaaaattaatttaaatgaaaggtTAGTGCATTTGAAAAATTGGCCGAAAAGAATGATGCTTAATGCAAGTATTTTATCATACGATAAAAGTACCTATTCTGCCTCTAATTAAGAAAACTTGAAAAGCTTATTTATGGGAAGATTCTTTCATCTTGGGAAAGAGACTATAATTTCAGTAACACGTCATAATAGCAGATGCAAAAGACAATAATAAGCAGGtgaaacaaaaaaagaagctgagggaaagagcgagagagacagaaagagatctAAACAGAGGCAGGTGACAAGATTCTGTAGCTAAATAAACCATGTAAAAACAACCAAAATGAgctaaaacataataataataaaaaaaatgaaatcacataGAAGGAATCTAATTTAGCAACATATTTAGCAAACTTAGCATCCCACGGAATAACAACAGTAACACAAAAATGGTGACACTACTTATTCAGTAGCATGAAAGTCGTTCAGCATTTCTCATAATAGCTTCTTTTGCCATTAAATGCTGAAAGAATAATCAAACACGCTTACCAAAACTGCGTTCAGTATTCGCACTGACAGTGATTAAATCTGTAAAGATCACAGAGCTGGATCTGATTCATTCTCAAATAAAGTTGAGAGATTGGATCTAAGTGCAGCAATTTAGTTTAATATATGCAAACCCTTGGAAACAGGAACTGAACAACCATGTAATGAGAACTGACAAGGAACAGAAGAAAACACAGGACttaaataaactgaaacaaaCAGGTGCAGACACTAATCAAATCAACGAATAACTAAGATAACAAACTAGTGGCAGGAAAATAGGAAAAACTAGGTCAAAGAAGGAAAACtacaacaaaaccaaaacaaaacatacatgTGACGGATGCATTGTAAAGTTCGATTTATTCTTGTAAATTGGTTTCCTCGCAGTGATCCCCCTTCCCATATTCTCAAAAATGATTCACCAATTTGAGTTGCTGTACTATCTTTCTGACTTGATTATGCAAAATGAAGCGTATAGTGTTAGTTCTGACAGGTCACGTGAGTCAAGCTTTCATTGACTGACTCTCAGCAGATCCACATCTACCTATAGGAATATGACGCCCATCACAGGCAAGTTCTATCAAGTTCTATTCAGAATTATTCAGCAGCTTTATCGCTTGCTCAGGAGCAAAtcaccctcctccatccccaactCCTCCATTCTCCACGGTCAGGAGTTGGCTTCTGATATTTCTTCACTTTATCTTGAAtaatgttttacacttaaaagaTCATTAGGAACAATAATGATATCTgcttgttctgttctgtttacccTGCAGGGTTATAGCTGCTCTCCCTGCTCACTCATGACAGGCTGCATCGATGGGCAGGGACTTTTTTACCCATAACAGAACCATACCACCAAAACCAAACTATATGCTAAGTGTCAATCATTTCGACGATAGTTATCCTGacataattattgttattgtatcagcaaatatatactatatatgtaGCTACTGTTTAAAATATAAGCTTGACTGAAGTTGAGCTGCTTTAATTTAGGGTTATCTCGACTGACAGGAATCGGTTTAAAACTGTAGACAGAGGAAAATGCAAAAGCTTCAAGAAAGCCAAAAAATGTGAGTATGGAAGAAATGAACTGAGATAGTAGAAGGTACTTCACAACAGGGAGTGTTTAATTGACAACACATAAGCCTGCAATTTCTTAAGCATGCATCTCTGGAATAATAATTTCTGTATATCATGTCTTGGatgcatgtaaatgtttttaaactttataatTTGATTAAGATGGgcatgctttaaaatgtaaacagtatTTTCACTCACTCTGATTATATGATGTTTCTTCTTCAGCTCTGGAAATTTAAAGATCTGACACCAGTATGTTGTATCCTTATGAGGTACAGGAACCTACaatatttgaatatgttaaagTTTTGGTTAAAAGGTTTGCATCAGTCACAAAACGGTTAAAAGTAGCAGTCAGCAACAAGCTGAAATATTCCATTGTGGACTGGAGAGTGTGGGCATTTTATTGATCcaatttccgttttttttttctattcaatgCTGAGTATTTGTTGTGCAGTTGTAAATATGTACACTCTTATAAATTCTGGTGTTTGGCAGTATCCCACAGGCATAATAGGGGccttgttttcattaaaaataccCAATCAGGAAGCAAAAGagtgtatttaaaaatgattcataTGTAACCACAAGGACCGTGATTCCTAAGCATGCAAAAATAGACAAAACTGCCTAGGGCTAATCAGTTCTCGGTCACTCCTAGCACTTTCCTCACCTCCTCATTTAGAAGGTCAAAGAAAGCTGTTCCTGCTGGGATCCTGGAGCTGGTTCCAGGGTTGAGTAATCGCAGACTCTTTCTGCCTCTGTTCGTCCCATGGTAGACTGGTCCTGAAACTCCCACGTCCTCCTCATGGAACGCCCAGATCACCCTCACAGTACTGCCCTGCGGAGTAACAAATTATGGGTAATTGTAGACTTAAGTGCAAGAGACTTCTTATATAAGTAATAATTTGACAACATTTTAGGGAAGAGAGTTTATTTAACTCCTGGATAAAACACTGTACTATTGTTTCCCCCGAACAGAAGGCAATTACTACTGAGAGTCCCGTTAAAAAGTTTTGGTTTTGTGCATGCTCCAAAAAACTGGATAAAGAAACCTTGCCGCTGATGTTTCTTTCATACTTTTGGAAGCAGATGTGATGATGCATGCAGTCAAACCTACCGTAATGACTTTGTCATTGTCATCACAGGTCTGGAGGTTTCTGCTGAAAGCCAGGACAGTATGTGTGTCATTTTCTCTGCCGTACAGCAGCTGATAGCTCTGCAGCGCATCTTTATGGACCTTTCTATTTGAGTCTGTATAGCAGTCCTGAACAGAGTGAGGAGGAACGAAGTTAGTCCATCTCAGGTTTGAACATTTTGAAAAGTCTGAATCAGAAAAGAAGGTATTTTTATAGATTATAGACTGTGTGAGTAAATGCATGTGCATGTGGTCACATTTGAGAACCCTTTGACCTGAATGTTTGGTTAGCTGCACAGGAAAATGTCCTATTTTTTCCAATACATTCAGACAGCAGTATGAATATGTTTTGCAACAAAACATGTCATGACTCATGCTtacaaaactaaaacagaaatgtatCGATATAAATGAGCCTTCATTACACAATGCTGATGAATAGTGCAGTGCTGAAAACTAATCATAAACTTATATTGTATTCATCATACAGTTTACAGCTGGATGGAGATTATAGTGTGCGGTGAATATGGACAGCAGGTGTGGATGTATTTAAATATTGACCtgcttgcatttgaaacagtagTGTTTATGTGAGTACTGTCTGAATAAAATCCAGGTCACAGGGCAGCTGATTTTGGCAGGTCATTGGGTCAGTGGATGATCTCAGTGCAAAATATTTGAGGATGCAAAAAGCTCTCACTGCAGATTTAAATGTTTGACAGTGGTCTTTAATGTTGCTCACactctttaaacacacacacacacacacacacacacacacacatatatatttaattttagaatAAACTCTATGTTCATAGCATGTTTACTGTacaaaaaaatgaaggaagtAATAATGACAAATTCTATCAATATATAAGCAATAATAAGAGATTTTGTGATCCAAAGGAGTgcaaattaattttcatattttgggATGTGtctaaatgtagtttaaaatgctATTTGTTGCCCAAATGACAATGAATGGctgtaatgtaaatatgtaattatgCAAACGACTGTGAAATGTGAACTGTGTTGTTTCCTGATGAAAACACAGTGCACTATGGAATAtaataaaagtgtatttatttttacccattatattattgttgtagaAGTTAATTGGATGGATGCAAACatgttaattgtatttttttattacaattattcatCATAGATCCATCCCAAACTATTTTTGTTAGAACAAATATAAGGCTAAATAAGACACAAATGCCTTACAACTTAACAACATAATTTGCACAAATCAAATTCCGCAGATTAATATTAAGTTGTGAGTCAGTGTTCTCTAATTGTATAATCAGCATTCAGCACTGAATGTGAGATGCATTCAAACCCAAAGGTGCATGCACTTACCATCAGATATGGACTTCCGTTGAGCACACCACCTATCACGATATCAGACGAGGACATCGCACCGGTCGGTGACAAACCGAATCCTATATATCCCCTCGTTTCAACTTCTACTTCAAAAGTTATCGTGGACTCGTTAAACCCCCACTTAATGTTGTATCTCCCATCCGCATCTAGAGCAGCTGAATGAACGAATCGTGTCCCCTGTGAGCACGCGGAGCTGAAGAGTGAAGTTAAGAACAGTAGAGCGTAAAGAGGCTGATTTTCAGACATATCGAGCTTAATCGCAAACAACACCGACTGCACTCAAGGACGCTTTTTATCCATAGAGCGGTTCATGGAAATGCAATTTCCGAGGGCAAGAGTGTTTGTTTGCTTTGGTGCATTGGAGGCGAATGATCCTTTCAAGCGCTGGCTGCCTCCCACTGCTGAACTGTTGGAACTTGTGTGATTTCCCTTTGATGTGGAAAGACATGTAGAGCTGAACACCGTGTCTACGAGCGCGCGACGCGACAAAAGTAGAACGCTCACGTTATTATCAAGCAGCTGCCGTGCAGTCCTCATATTCAACGGCGTGATTACAATACAGTGAAACCTGTGTAGTGTATCGTATTTCAAGTAGAAGGTGAAGAACCACTTGAATACTGGTGACCCAAACGCTGTTTCGCTGAGCAGTTTTATTATGCTTTGTTAAAGGCTACGTATCACGATTAATAacctaattaatttattcataaaacgTAGCCTTAAGCTCATCTATAGAGATACTTCAAATGAGCAGTATATCAGCCAGTAGAGTATTTATAACATATTATGAGAATGACCTCTactgcagtggttctcaaccagggggCCGGGGACCACCTAGGAGGCTCAGCAAATTTCCAACGAGACAGCAAGATTCAAGGGGGACTTTATTTAGCAGGCATTAAATAAGCCAAAAAGGATGAAAAATCAAGATGTCTATATTTTAATCtacgtttcttttattttttactttaacagtttttttttctttgaagaagGATGCCTgctgttcagagagagagagagcaagagagagagagaaaacatgagaaagaataattttaatttcttaagctaaaactgtaaattctacttctttgttacaagtatggaagaaccatcacttctaccacaaaatactgctttgtaagtaatcttcctgatgtatcccaattccttagcacatccaaaacctcagaacaacttgatgatgtaacagaaaatatggactctctcttttctagcattttaaatacagttgctcctttacggttaaggaaaacaaacataaccccaggtacttattcaatacagtggctgaattaatgaaaaataaagcatcaacaagtgttgatatTTCCCAACAttacagcagtaatgactttatgaaactTAACTTCTAAGATCCATACTATtacagataaaattgtaaccatgcagccgtcagctacagtatcacatcagacacatcagtgcactatagaccccctgaggaacagttccactcattctctattatatggaggaagaattgtataaactttttaaatgttattaagcctctcatccaATTAACACAACTTGaacccaaagaactagttaattatagaccgatcttgaatctcccttttcttgtccaagatactagaaaaggtaatatcctcacaattatattccttagataaaaatggtatctgtgaggatttccagtcaggatttagaccatatcatagtactgagactgctctccttagagttacataTGACCTGCtgttatcatctgattgtggttgtatctctcttttagtgctgcattcgacactattGAAAACTTTGTTAGCATTAATGgaaatgcattagcatggtttaaatagtacttatatgactgccattaatacgtagcagtgaatgaagaggtatcatattgatcacaagtgaagtatggagtacctcaaggctcagtactagggccattattCTTCACGATTTACATGCATGTCAGGAATCATGGTATAGtgttcactgttatgctgataatactcagctcaatatttctttgcggcccaggtaacataccaatttgaaaaactaatggaatgcatagtcgatataaaaaactggatgacgagtgatttcttactg is a window of Carassius auratus strain Wakin chromosome 45, ASM336829v1, whole genome shotgun sequence DNA encoding:
- the LOC113062941 gene encoding DBH-like monooxygenase protein 1 homolog; the protein is MSENQPLYALLFLTSLFSSACSQGTRFVHSAALDADGRYNIKWGFNESTITFEVEVETRGYIGFGLSPTGAMSSSDIVIGGVLNGSPYLMDCYTDSNRKVHKDALQSYQLLYGRENDTHTVLAFSRNLQTCDDNDKVITGSTVRVIWAFHEEDVGVSGPVYHGTNRGRKSLRLLNPGTSSRIPAGTAFFDLLNEEVPVPHKDTTYWCQIFKFPELKKKHHIIRIEPMIQKGHENLVHHILLYQCDSNLNKSEINRGHECYHPNMPDSFFTCETVLFAWAIGGEGFTYPPHAGMSIGTSIDPVYVQMEIHFDNPSLQRGIVDSSGLRLYYSPSLRRYDAGVIETGVWVSLYHMLPPGMQDYITEGHCTQECLQESLDGEMPSGIHVFAVLLHAHLAGRAIKARHFRQQVELQPLASDDQFDFNFQEFQPLSQERIILPGDSLITECRYNTKGRMNMTWGGLSTRDEMCLSYLLYYPRVNLARCESLPEITGQLKFIGVKEIQEPVITWPFVIKSPKKYSNLSFTEAMDKYKWTRKKGKAFNDIVRKLPMNVRCSKIGQDEWSIQGMIISPPELKSEQTSADVVACRNVSEIQCGHSMLLLLIACLLLILQTCLHL